In the Helianthus annuus cultivar XRQ/B chromosome 11, HanXRQr2.0-SUNRISE, whole genome shotgun sequence genome, one interval contains:
- the LOC110889032 gene encoding probable receptor-like protein kinase At5g38990, translated as MMMMMSGVWSLPEMMMMTGGGSTIILQVNNLEHLEFLRIPMRYIILATNNFSMRYKTADRRDYTLYKAELDYFDKENLLSVEGKNKRERQKKTVFITRYLYGGEERLVTKIEMLTSVRHPNIVTPLGFCVECSEVILVTDINLSNRYLARYLENHMSMHILTWEKRLKICIDVAHTLNYLHSEVEHQMMMIMYPEINSRNIVLDENWVAKIIDLEHSIALAQDQEDNHYFNRIGKPSYKDPEYTKTHKLNKESHIYSFGVVLFEILCGRLAYDPIYLEESDKGLAHVTRQSFCNGTIEDMVDPTINKEIRENNFVINKGPNKDSLHTFIKIAYQCLSEAQDQRPTMKVVVKELQKALFFQNMESIPTKFASLQIPLEDVVKATNDFHHDNIIRHSGFCTTYKGRLLLSGRLMKIVAQRFDCMQEEGELKFMTVISVLSKLKHKNLVSIIGICYEKDEKIIITTYEANGSLSQYLSDPNLTWTQRLKICLGVARALSYLRYDEGRDYAIIHCNINSDIILLDKNWEAKLSGFEISIKQLAYHDHQVCLCEHIGTVGCTDPAIENTGSVTHKSDIYSFGVVLFEILCGRKAFIENEANRFLAPLAKYHYENGTLQDIIHPNLWNNQISSLSLDKYSKVAYSCLEEERAHRPEAKNIVGELMKALQSHLRPENLHSATLY; from the exons atgatgatgatgatgtctgGTGTCTGGTCTCTGCcagagatgatgatgatgaccggAGGTGGTTCAACGATAATATTGCAG GTAAACAACTTGGAACATTTGGAATTTTTGAGGATTCCTATGAGATATATTATATTAGCAACCAATAACTTTTCAATGAGGTACAAAACTGCAGATAGGCGTGACTATACTTTGTACAAAGCAGAGCTGGACTATTTTGATAAAGAAAATCTTTTATCTGTGGAAGGGAAGAATAAACGCGAACGTCAAAAGAAGACTGTATTTATAACACGGTACCTGTATGGTGGAGAAGAGCGCTTAGTTACAAAAATTGAAATGCTTACAAGCGTTAGGCATCCCAACATAGTCACTCCACTTGGATTTTGTGTGGAATGTTCTGAGGTGATCCTTGTCACTGACATCAATCTTTCAAATAGGTACCTTGCTCGTTATTTGGAAAACCACATGAGCATGCATATTTTGACATGggaaaaacgtttgaaaatatgCATTGATGTTGCACATACGTTGAACTACCTTCACTCTGAGGTAGAACACCAAATGATGATGATAATGTACCCTGAAATTAATAGCAGAAACATTGTGTTGGACGAGAATTGGGTAGCAAAGATTATTGATCTTGAACACTCTATAGCCTTGGCCCAAGATCAAGAAGATAATCACTATTTCAACCGGATTGGCAAGCCGTCCTACAAAGATCCTGAGTATACAAAGACTcacaaattaaataaagaatcacATATTTACAGTTTTGGAGTAGTGTTGTTTGAAATCTTATGTGGGAGGTTAGCCTATGACCCAATTTACCTTGAAGAGAGTGACAAAGGGTTGGCCCATGTGACAAGACAAAGCTTTTGCAATGGAACAATAGAGGACATGGTAGATCCTACAATAAATAAGGAAATACGTGAAAACAATTTTGTTATAAATAAAGGACCGAACAAGGATTCCTTGCACACATTTATAAAAATTGCATATCAATGTCTGTCAGAAGCTCAAGACCAGCGCCCAACAATGAAAGTCGTTGTTAAGGAACTTCAGAAAGCATTGTTCTTTCAA aaCATGGAATCAATACCAACCAAGTTTGCTTCCTTACAAATCCCACTTGAAGACGTGGTAAAGGCTACCAACGACTTTCATCATGATAATATCATCAGACACAGTGGATTTTGTACCACATATAAAGGACGACTCTTGTTGTCTGGAAGGTTGATGAAGATTGTTGCACAGAGGTTTGATTGTATGCAAGAGGAAGGCGAACTCAAGTTCATGACTGTAATCTCAGTGCTTTCCAAACTCAAGCACAAAAATCTAGTGTCTATTATTGGAATTTGTTATGAGAAAGATGAGAAGATCATTATAACCACATATGAGGCCAATGGAAGTCTCAGCCAATATCTAAGCGACCCGAACCTCACGTGGACACAAAGATTGAAGATTTGTTTAGGCGTGGCTCGTGCGTTGAGTTACCTTCGTTATGACGAGGGCCGTGATTATGCTATTATACATTGTAACATCAACAGTGACATAATTTTATTAGACAAGAACTGGGAAGCCAAGTTATCAGGATTTGAAATTTCAATCAAACAATTAGCATACCATGACCACCAGGTTTGTCTTTGTGAACATATTGGCACAGTGGGGTGTACGGACCCAGCAATTGAAAATACCGGAAGTGTGACCCACAAGTCAGACATCTACTCATTCGGTGTCGTTTTATTCGAAATATTGTGCGGAAGGAAAGCATTTATTGAGAACGAGGCTAATAGGTTCCTAGCTCCATTGGCCAAGTATCATTATGAAAACGGAACATTGCAGGATATAATTCATCCTAATCTATGGAACAATCAAATATCCTCGCTATCACTTGACAAATACTCAAAAGTAGCATATTCTTGCTTAGAAGAGGAGCGAGCACACCGGCCAGAGGCGAAGAATATTGTTGGTGAACTTATGAAAGCGTTGCAATCTCACCTGCGACCTGAAAATCTT caTTCTGCCACT CTTTACTAA
- the LOC118484245 gene encoding probable receptor-like protein kinase At5g59700, with amino-acid sequence MLSDLKHPNIVSIVGFCDEEDEKIIVTRYAANESLQELLDFNPGLLTWSQRLKICVGVARALSYLYYDKSRDYSVIHGNIKSSTILLDENLKPKLSGFKVPIKQSANRVEQVIHSKPVGTTGYMDPEIEKNKGVTHKSDIFSFGVVLFEILCGMLAFNSHDGNRLLARWAIDHYENGKLHDIIHPYIRNQMSQLSLVVYSKTAYSCLKQMQTERPPHIIDIVDELERALTLQLRHENRAINTGTRRQERDVHCQNEMIVTDTEGGQ; translated from the exons ATGCTTTCTGATCTCAAGCATCCAAATATAGTCTCTATTGTTGGATTTTGTGACGAGGAGGACGAGAAAATCATTGTAACTAGATATGCTGCCAACGAAAGTCTCCAGGAGCTTCTAGATTTCAATCCAGGCCTCCTCACATGGAGTCAGAGACTGAAGATATGTGTGGGCGTGGCTCGAGCTTTGAGTTACCTCTATTACGACAAGAGCCGTGATTATAGTGTTATACATGGAAACATTAAAAGCTCCACAATTTTATTAGATGAGAACTTGAAACCCAAGTTATCCGGTTTCAAAGTACCCATCAAACAATCGGCTAACCGAGTGGAGCAGGTCATCCATTCTAAACCTGTTGGTACAACAGGTTATATGGACCCAGAAATTGAGAAGAACAAAGGTGTGACCCACAAGTCGGACATCTTCTCATTCGGTgtggttttatttgaaatattGTGTGGAATGCTGGCATTTAATTCACATGATGGTAATAGGTTACTAGCTCGATGGGCCATAGATCATTATGAAAATGGAAAACTCCATGATATAATCCATCCTTATATAAGGAATCAAATGTCACAGTTATCACTCGTAGTATACTCAAAAACGGCATATTCTTGCTTAAAGCAAATGCAAACAGAGCGCCCGCCACATATCATCGATATTGTTGATGAACTTGAGAGAGCACTTACACTCCAACTACGACATGAAAATCGG GCTATAAACACCGGAACGAGAAGACAGGAAAGAGATGTACACTGCCAGAACGAGATGATTGTCACCGACACTGAAGGTGGACAATGA
- the LOC110889030 gene encoding protein ANTAGONIST OF LIKE HETEROCHROMATIN PROTEIN 1-like, whose amino-acid sequence MADELPLWFPPMSSDDSSDSSILFFQNLIEKAELQDTGTYNRRRYIERQREEGHETLMADYFVEDPKYNEDIFRHKFRMSKRLFVKIVADVEENDPWFVEAPDARGMKGFTPLQKVTWAIKQLATGNTPDENDEYLHMAERTSRECLEYFCDTVCKIYGPKFLRRPTSHDMALLYQAHEEKHHLPGMFGSLDCTHFVWRFCPTEYRGQYMRGDHRYPTVMLEAVASQDLWFWHAFAGPPGSQNDINVLQQSPLFLTERNGTAPKCPFYVNNHLYKRGYLLVDEIYPLWSVFLKSIPYPHEVDEKKFKRQHEAARKDFERAFGVLKAKWGVLSRPMRARSVKKIRSVVYTCIILHNMILKDEGKAIAPVHIRDPPIEPALDDTVLGELMDEDTHWRLKHDLIDHLASQDLSHLLVDSDEV is encoded by the coding sequence ATGGCGGATGAACTCCCATTATGGTTCCCACCCATGAGTAGCGACGATTCATCCGATAGTAGCattcttttttttcaaaatctcatcgaaAAAGCCGAACTTCAAGATACGGGCACATATAACCGAAGGAGATATATTGAACGTCAACGTGAGGAGGggcatgagacactcatggcgGATTATTTTGTCGAAGACCCGAAGTACAACGAAGATATCTTTCGGCATAAGTTCCGTATGTCGAAACGTTTGTTTGTAAAAATTGTGGCCGATGTGGAAGAGAACGACCCGTGGTTTGTAGAGGCCCCCGATGCGCGAGGTATGAAGGGCTTTACGCCCTTGCAAAAGGTGACATGGGCTATTAAACAGCTCGCAACTGGAAACACTCCAGACGAGAACGACGAGTACTTGCATATGGCCGAAAGAACTTCCCGCGAGTGCCTAGAATATTTTTGTGACACGGTTTGCAAAATATACGGTCCAAAGTTCTTACGTAGACCGACAAGCCACGACATGGCACTTTTATACCAAGCTCATGAGGAAAAACATCACCTTCCAGGTATGTTCGGTAGCCTTGATTGCACCCATTTCGTTTGGCGTTTTTGTCCGACAGAGTATCGAGGCCAATATATGCGAGGAGATCATCGATACCCGACTGTTATGCTCGAAGCGGTTGCTTCTCAAGACTTATGGTTTTGGCATGCTTTTGCCGGTCCACCGGGTTCTCAAAACGATATCAATGTTCtacaacaatctccgttatttttAACGGAACGAAATGGAACCGCACCAAAATGTCCATTTTACGTTAACAACCATTTATACAAACGTGGTTATTTGCTCGTGGATGAAATCTACCCTTTGTGGTCCGTGTTTTTGAAGTCGATCCCTTACCCTCACGAAGTAGACGAAAAGAAATTCAAGAGGCAACATGAGGCTGCAAGAAAAGACTtcgaacgggcttttggtgttttgaagGCGAAATGGGGTGTATTGAGTCGACCGATGCGAGCAAGATCCGTTAAAAAAATTAGGAGTGTCGTGTACACGTgtattattttacacaacatgattttgaaagatgAAGGAAAGGCGATAGCACCAGTGCACATTCGGGATCCTCCGATCGAGCCCGCTCTAGACGATACGGTGTTGGGCGAGTTGATGgacgaagacacgcattggagaCTCAAACACGATCTCATAGATCATCTCGCAAGTCAAGATTTATCCCATCTTTTGGTCGACTCCGACGAAGTCTAG